A genome region from Crossiella equi includes the following:
- a CDS encoding Rieske (2Fe-2S) protein: MSTPLPRRAVLCGLAALAVPTAACEGEKPPRTPGTGTAKPGTELARLSALPAVGGALVDTGGNGILLMVRTADGAVRAFDPRCPHKGNKVSQPVNGVIDCPAHGSAFDGQTGELRKGPAKTGLTQVAVRVEGERIVLV; this comes from the coding sequence ATGTCGACCCCGTTACCCCGCCGGGCCGTGCTGTGCGGGCTGGCCGCCCTGGCCGTGCCCACCGCCGCCTGCGAGGGCGAGAAACCGCCACGCACTCCCGGCACCGGCACCGCGAAGCCCGGTACCGAGCTCGCCCGGCTCTCCGCCCTGCCCGCCGTGGGCGGCGCGCTGGTCGACACCGGCGGCAACGGCATCCTGCTCATGGTGCGCACCGCGGACGGCGCCGTGCGGGCCTTCGACCCGCGTTGTCCGCACAAGGGGAACAAGGTCAGCCAGCCGGTCAACGGGGTGATCGACTGCCCCGCGCACGGCAGCGCCTTCGACGGGCAGACCGGGGAGCTGCGCAAGGGCCCGGCCAAGACCGGGCTCACCCAGGTGGCGGTACGGGTGGAGGGCGAGCGGATCGTGCTGGTCTGA
- the uvrC gene encoding excinuclease ABC subunit UvrC: MPDPTTYRPAPGTIPDSFGVYKFRDGTGRVIYVGKAKSLRSRLNSYFADLAGLHPRTRQMVTTAASVEWTVVSSEVEALQLEYSWIKEFDPRFNVRYRDDKSYPMLAVSVGEEFPRLQVYRGPRRKGVRYFGPYSHAWALRETIDLLLRVFPARTCSNGIFKRHSQMGRPCLLGYIDKCSAPCVGKVSAQEHRDIVEDFCDFFSGRTDTMMRRLERQMQEASAELEFERAARLRDDLEALRRAMEKQAVVLGDGTDADVIAFAQDELAAAVQVFHVRGGRVRGQRGWVIDKVEEVDTPGLVEQFLTQFYGEQDELAEQSDGGGGEAVPREVLVPELPRDAEAVTDWLSGLRGSRVQLRVAQRGDKRALAETVARNAAEAFTQFKLRRAGDLTARSLALQELQDTLALENAPLRIECVDVSHIQGTDVVASLVVFEDGLARKSEFRHFAIKGDATGDVGGDVGSIAEVVRRRFARHRQDVAEPAPVSGEVPAEEAARPGIDPETGRPRRFAYPPNLLVIDGGAPQVNAAADVLAELGVADVAVIGIAKRLEEIWLPADPDPVILPRNSAALYLLQEIRDKAHDFAIRYHRQKRSKRMTASALDTVPGLGETRRAALLKHFGSVRKLSAATVEQLTEVPGVGRATAVAVVAALGGAAVSHGAVEQQATQDKQEDR; this comes from the coding sequence GTGCCCGACCCGACGACCTACCGCCCCGCCCCCGGAACCATCCCGGACTCCTTCGGCGTGTACAAGTTCCGCGACGGCACCGGGCGGGTCATCTACGTCGGCAAGGCCAAGAGCCTGCGCAGCCGGTTGAACTCCTACTTCGCCGACCTCGCCGGGCTGCACCCGCGCACCCGGCAGATGGTCACCACCGCGGCCTCGGTCGAGTGGACCGTGGTGTCCTCCGAGGTCGAGGCGCTCCAGCTGGAGTACTCCTGGATCAAGGAGTTCGACCCGCGGTTCAACGTCCGCTACCGCGACGACAAGTCCTACCCGATGCTCGCGGTCAGCGTCGGCGAGGAGTTCCCGCGCCTGCAGGTCTACCGCGGCCCGCGCCGCAAGGGCGTGCGCTACTTCGGCCCGTACTCCCACGCCTGGGCGCTGCGCGAGACCATCGACCTGCTGCTGCGGGTCTTCCCCGCGCGCACCTGCTCCAACGGCATCTTCAAGCGGCACAGCCAGATGGGCCGCCCGTGCCTGCTCGGCTACATCGACAAGTGCTCGGCGCCGTGCGTGGGCAAGGTCAGCGCGCAGGAGCACCGCGACATCGTCGAGGACTTCTGCGACTTCTTCTCCGGCCGCACCGACACCATGATGCGCCGCCTGGAACGCCAGATGCAGGAGGCCTCGGCCGAGCTGGAGTTCGAGCGCGCCGCCCGGCTGCGCGATGACCTGGAGGCGCTGCGCCGGGCCATGGAGAAGCAGGCCGTGGTGCTCGGCGACGGCACCGACGCCGACGTGATCGCCTTCGCCCAGGACGAGCTGGCCGCCGCGGTGCAGGTCTTCCACGTGCGCGGCGGCCGGGTGCGCGGGCAGCGCGGCTGGGTCATCGACAAGGTCGAGGAGGTCGACACCCCCGGCCTGGTCGAGCAGTTCCTCACCCAGTTCTACGGCGAGCAGGACGAGCTGGCCGAGCAGTCCGACGGCGGCGGGGGCGAGGCCGTGCCGCGCGAGGTGCTGGTGCCCGAGCTGCCGCGCGACGCCGAGGCCGTCACCGACTGGCTGTCCGGGCTGCGCGGGTCCAGGGTGCAGCTGCGGGTGGCGCAGCGCGGCGACAAGCGGGCCCTGGCCGAGACCGTGGCGCGCAACGCCGCCGAGGCCTTCACCCAGTTCAAGCTGCGCCGCGCGGGTGACCTCACCGCGCGCTCGCTGGCCCTGCAGGAGCTCCAGGACACCCTGGCGCTGGAGAACGCGCCGCTGCGCATCGAGTGCGTGGACGTCAGCCACATCCAGGGCACCGACGTGGTCGCCTCGCTGGTGGTCTTCGAGGACGGGCTGGCGCGCAAGTCCGAGTTCCGGCACTTCGCCATCAAGGGCGACGCCACCGGCGACGTGGGCGGCGACGTCGGCTCCATCGCCGAGGTGGTGCGCCGCCGCTTCGCCCGGCACCGCCAGGACGTGGCCGAGCCCGCGCCGGTCTCCGGCGAGGTCCCCGCCGAGGAGGCGGCCCGGCCCGGCATCGACCCGGAGACCGGGCGGCCGCGCCGCTTCGCCTACCCGCCGAACCTGCTCGTCATCGACGGCGGCGCGCCCCAGGTCAACGCCGCGGCCGACGTGCTCGCCGAGCTGGGCGTGGCGGACGTGGCGGTGATCGGCATCGCCAAGCGGCTGGAGGAGATCTGGCTGCCCGCCGACCCCGATCCGGTGATCCTGCCCCGCAACAGCGCGGCGCTCTACCTGTTGCAGGAGATCCGCGACAAGGCTCACGACTTCGCCATCCGCTACCACCGGCAGAAGCGGTCCAAGCGGATGACCGCCTCCGCGCTGGACACGGTGCCGGGGCTCGGCGAGACCCGCAGGGCCGCACTGCTCAAGCACTTCGGCTCGGTGCGCAAGCTCAGCGCGGCCACCGTCGAGCAGCTCACCGAGGTGCCCGGGGTCGGGCGCGCCACCGCGGTGGCCGTGGTGGCCGCCCTCGGTGGTGCGGCGGTGTCGCACGGTGCGGTAGAACAGCAGGCCACGCAAGACAAGCAGGAGGATCGGTGA
- the rapZ gene encoding RNase adapter RapZ translates to MTEDKPGVEVAVVTGLSGAGRSTAAKCLEDLGWFVVDNLPPELVATMVELGAQAQGVISRVAVVMDVRSRAFTDDLASVIKDLDARGYKPKVLFLEATDAVLIRRFEHVRRGHPLQGDGRLSDGIANERRLLTPLREEADLVLDTSSLSVHQLRAKIEDAFGTETSANTRVTVLSFGYKYGLPMDADLVMDVRFLPNPFWIPELRAFTGLDESVRNYVLSQEGAEEFLERYHELLRLIGAGYRREGKRYLTLAIGCTGGKHRSVAMSEQLAGLLAKEDGMAVKVVHRDLGRE, encoded by the coding sequence GTGACCGAGGACAAACCCGGCGTCGAGGTTGCGGTGGTGACCGGCCTGTCCGGTGCCGGTCGCAGCACGGCCGCCAAGTGCCTGGAGGACCTGGGCTGGTTCGTGGTGGACAACCTGCCGCCCGAGCTCGTGGCCACCATGGTCGAGCTCGGCGCGCAGGCCCAGGGCGTGATCAGCCGGGTCGCGGTGGTCATGGACGTGCGCAGCCGCGCGTTCACCGACGACCTGGCCTCGGTGATCAAGGACCTGGACGCGCGCGGCTACAAGCCGAAGGTGCTGTTCCTGGAGGCCACCGACGCGGTGCTCATCCGCCGCTTCGAGCACGTGCGCCGCGGCCACCCGCTCCAGGGCGACGGACGGCTCTCCGACGGCATCGCCAACGAGCGGCGCCTGCTCACCCCGCTGCGCGAGGAGGCCGACCTGGTGCTGGACACCTCGTCGCTGTCCGTGCACCAGCTGCGGGCCAAGATCGAGGACGCCTTCGGCACCGAGACCTCGGCCAACACCCGGGTCACCGTGCTGTCCTTCGGCTACAAGTACGGTCTGCCGATGGACGCCGACCTGGTGATGGACGTGCGCTTCCTGCCCAACCCGTTCTGGATCCCGGAGCTGCGCGCGTTCACCGGCCTGGACGAGTCGGTGCGCAACTACGTGCTCTCCCAGGAGGGCGCGGAGGAGTTCCTGGAGCGCTACCACGAGCTGCTCCGGCTCATCGGCGCGGGCTACCGGCGCGAGGGCAAGAGGTACCTGACCCTGGCCATCGGCTGCACGGGTGGTAAGCACCGCAGTGTGGCGATGTCGGAGCAGCTGGCCGGGCTGCTGGCCAAGGAGGACGGGATGGCGGTCAAGGTCGTGCACCGGGACCTGGGGCGGGAGTGA
- a CDS encoding gluconeogenesis factor YvcK family protein, with product MRAVALGGGHGLQATLSALRRITEDVTAVVTVADDGGSSGRLRRELGLLPPGDLRKALTALADPDEDRLLWTDVFQHRFGGSGALAGHAVGNLVLAGLLEVLGDPVAVLDEVRKLLGVRGRVLPMCRVPLDIEADVVGLDDDPRSVRRIRGQVAVASTPGRVQRVRLQAAAPGAEAPKACEEAVQAVTEADVVLLGPGSWFTSVLPHLLVPELHEALVQTSARKVVVLNLVPQPGETEGFSPEQHLHVLAEHAPRLRVDAVVADTDSVSTPDRLRRASAALGAVTTLRTICHHGTPDRHDPELLAVSLLEALAEIPGTGVVGDQEEGQPWR from the coding sequence CTGCGGGCCGTCGCGCTCGGCGGCGGTCACGGTCTCCAGGCAACGCTGTCCGCGCTGCGGCGCATCACGGAGGACGTCACCGCCGTGGTCACCGTGGCCGACGACGGCGGTTCCTCCGGGCGGCTGCGGCGCGAGCTCGGGCTGCTGCCCCCCGGCGATCTCCGCAAAGCGCTGACCGCGTTGGCGGACCCGGATGAAGATCGTCTACTGTGGACGGACGTGTTCCAGCACCGCTTCGGCGGTTCGGGGGCGCTGGCCGGGCACGCGGTGGGCAACCTCGTGCTGGCCGGGCTCCTGGAGGTGCTCGGCGATCCCGTCGCGGTGCTGGACGAGGTGCGCAAACTGTTGGGAGTGCGGGGACGGGTGCTGCCGATGTGCCGGGTACCGCTGGACATCGAGGCCGACGTGGTCGGGCTCGACGACGACCCCAGGTCGGTCCGGCGCATCCGCGGCCAGGTCGCGGTGGCCAGCACACCCGGCCGGGTGCAGCGGGTGCGCCTGCAGGCCGCCGCGCCGGGGGCCGAGGCGCCCAAGGCCTGCGAGGAGGCCGTGCAGGCGGTCACCGAGGCCGACGTGGTGCTGCTGGGCCCGGGCTCCTGGTTCACCAGCGTGCTGCCGCACCTGCTCGTCCCGGAGCTGCACGAGGCGCTCGTGCAGACCAGCGCGCGCAAGGTCGTCGTGCTCAACCTGGTGCCGCAGCCGGGGGAGACCGAGGGCTTCTCGCCCGAACAGCACCTGCACGTCCTCGCCGAGCACGCCCCGCGCCTGCGGGTGGACGCGGTGGTCGCCGACACCGACTCGGTGTCCACCCCCGACCGGCTGCGCCGGGCCTCGGCCGCACTGGGCGCGGTCACCACGCTGCGCACGATCTGTCACCACGGCACACCCGACCGGCACGACCCGGAACTGCTCGCGGTGAGCCTGCTCGAAGCACTAGCCGAGATCCCCGGCACCGGGGTTGTCGGGGACCAGGAGGAGGGCCAGCCATGGCGATGA
- the whiA gene encoding DNA-binding protein WhiA, whose protein sequence is MAMTASVKDELSRLTVTKTCCRRAEVSSLLRFAGGLHIVAGRVVVEAEVDTGSAARRLRKEIQELFGHVSDVHVITSGGLRKGTRYVVRVVKDGDGLARQTGLLDPRGRPVRGLPAHVVSGGTCDSEAAWRGAFLAHGSLTEPGRSSALEVTCPGPEAALALVGAARRLGIQAKSREVRGADRVVVRDGDAIGALLTRLGAHASVLAWEERRMRREVRATANRLANFDDANLRRSARAAVAAAARVERALDILGHEVPDHLVAAGQLRLAHRQASLEELGQLAEPPMTKDAVAGRIRRLLAMADKKARELGVGDTESAVTADMLDA, encoded by the coding sequence ATGGCGATGACCGCGTCGGTCAAGGACGAGCTGAGCCGTCTCACCGTCACCAAGACCTGCTGCCGCCGGGCCGAGGTGTCCTCCCTGCTGCGGTTCGCGGGCGGGCTGCACATCGTGGCGGGCCGGGTCGTGGTGGAGGCCGAGGTCGACACCGGCTCCGCGGCGCGCAGGCTGCGCAAGGAGATCCAGGAGCTGTTCGGCCACGTCTCGGACGTGCACGTGATCACCAGCGGCGGCCTGCGCAAGGGCACCCGCTACGTGGTCCGCGTGGTCAAGGACGGCGACGGCCTGGCCCGCCAGACCGGTCTGCTGGACCCGCGCGGCCGTCCGGTCCGGGGCCTGCCCGCCCACGTGGTCAGCGGCGGCACCTGCGACTCGGAGGCGGCCTGGCGGGGCGCCTTCCTGGCCCACGGCTCGCTCACCGAACCGGGCCGCTCCTCGGCACTGGAGGTCACCTGCCCGGGCCCGGAGGCGGCCCTGGCCCTGGTCGGCGCGGCCCGCCGCCTGGGCATCCAGGCCAAGTCCCGCGAGGTCCGGGGCGCGGACCGGGTCGTCGTCCGCGACGGCGACGCGATCGGCGCCCTCCTCACCCGCCTGGGTGCGCACGCCAGCGTCCTGGCGTGGGAGGAGCGCCGGATGCGCCGCGAGGTCCGGGCCACCGCCAACCGCCTGGCCAACTTCGACGACGCCAACCTCCGCCGCTCCGCCCGCGCGGCGGTGGCGGCGGCGGCCCGCGTCGAACGCGCACTGGACATCCTGGGCCACGAGGTCCCGGACCACCTGGTCGCGGCAGGCCAGCTCCGCCTGGCCCACCGCCAGGCCAGCCTGGAGGAGCTGGGCCAGCTCGCCGAACCCCCGATGACCAAGGACGCCGTGGCGGGCCGCATCCGCCGCCTGCTGGCCATGGCCGACAAGAAGGCCAGGGAGCTCGGGGTCGGGGACACGGAGAGCGCGGTCACCGCGGACATGCTGGACGCCTGA
- the gap gene encoding type I glyceraldehyde-3-phosphate dehydrogenase → MTVRVGVNGFGRIGRNFWRALAASGKDIEIVAFNDLGDVATMAHLLKYDSILGRLPYEVKVVDEGISVNGKVIKALAERDPGKLPWKDLGVDVVVESTGFFTDASAARKHIDEGGAKKVIISAPAKGEDLTIVLGANDNLYDGSQSVISNASCTTNCLAPMAKVLQDTFGIKQGLMTTIHAYTQDQNLQDAPHKDLRRARAAALNIVPTSTGAAKAIGLVLPELKGKLDGYALRVPVPTGSATDLTVTVGRETSVEEVNAAVKAAAEGPLAGILRYSEEPIVSADIVTDPASCIFDAPLTKVIGDQVKVVGWYDNEWGYSNRLVDLTALVASKL, encoded by the coding sequence GTGACGGTTCGCGTGGGTGTGAACGGCTTTGGTCGCATTGGCCGCAACTTCTGGCGTGCCCTGGCCGCCAGTGGCAAGGACATTGAGATCGTGGCGTTCAACGACCTTGGTGACGTGGCCACGATGGCGCACCTGCTCAAGTACGACTCCATCCTGGGCCGCCTGCCCTACGAGGTGAAGGTCGTCGACGAGGGCATCTCGGTCAACGGCAAGGTCATCAAGGCCCTGGCCGAGCGCGACCCGGGCAAGCTGCCGTGGAAGGACCTGGGTGTCGACGTCGTCGTCGAGTCCACCGGCTTCTTCACTGACGCCTCGGCCGCGCGCAAGCACATCGACGAGGGTGGCGCCAAGAAGGTCATCATCTCCGCCCCGGCCAAGGGCGAGGACCTCACCATCGTGCTCGGCGCCAACGACAACCTGTACGACGGCAGCCAGAGCGTCATCTCCAACGCCTCCTGCACCACCAACTGCCTCGCGCCGATGGCCAAGGTCCTCCAGGACACCTTCGGCATCAAGCAGGGCCTCATGACCACGATCCACGCGTACACGCAGGACCAGAACCTGCAGGACGCGCCGCACAAGGACCTGCGCCGCGCCCGCGCCGCCGCGCTGAACATCGTGCCCACCAGCACCGGTGCGGCCAAGGCCATCGGCCTGGTGCTGCCGGAGCTCAAGGGCAAGCTCGACGGCTACGCCCTGCGCGTGCCGGTCCCCACCGGCTCGGCCACCGACCTCACCGTCACCGTGGGCCGCGAGACCTCGGTCGAGGAGGTCAACGCCGCGGTCAAGGCCGCCGCCGAGGGCCCGCTGGCCGGGATCCTGCGCTACAGCGAGGAGCCGATCGTCTCCGCCGACATCGTCACCGACCCGGCCTCGTGCATCTTCGACGCGCCGCTGACCAAGGTCATCGGTGACCAGGTCAAGGTCGTCGGCTGGTACGACAACGAGTGGGGCTACTCCAACCGCCTGGTCGACCTGACCGCGCTCGTGGCCTCCAAGCTCTGA
- a CDS encoding phosphoglycerate kinase: MKTLADLLAEGVAGRRVLVRADLNVPLDGDTITDDGRIRAALPTIRSLAEAGARVVVAAHLGRPKGAPDPKFSLAPVAKRLGELLGAEAVLAQDVTGPSAKSTVDDLADGRVALLANVRFDARETSKDEAERAELAAELAALLGEGGAFVSDGFGVVHRKQASVYDVAKVLPHYAGGLVLAEVEVLRKLTDDTARPYAVVLGGSKVSDKLGVIANLLGKADRLLIGGGMTYTFLAAQGHEVGTSLLQSDQLDTVRGFLATARERGVELVLPVDVVTAAAFPDLGTKAPADPRVVPADAIPADRMGLDIGPESQKLFAAKLADAKTVFWNGPMGVFEHPEFADGTRSVAQALVDSDAFSVVGGGDSAAAVRLLGLPEDGFSHISTGGGASLEFLEGKELPGVTVLED, encoded by the coding sequence GTGAAGACCCTGGCAGATCTTCTCGCCGAGGGTGTTGCGGGTCGGCGCGTCCTGGTGCGCGCCGACCTCAACGTTCCCCTGGACGGCGACACCATCACCGACGACGGCCGCATCCGCGCCGCGCTGCCGACCATCCGGTCGCTGGCCGAGGCGGGCGCACGGGTCGTCGTCGCGGCGCACCTGGGCCGCCCCAAGGGCGCGCCGGACCCCAAGTTCTCCCTCGCCCCGGTCGCGAAGCGCCTGGGCGAGCTGCTGGGTGCCGAGGCGGTGCTGGCGCAGGACGTCACCGGCCCCTCCGCCAAGTCCACTGTGGACGATCTGGCGGACGGCCGGGTGGCGCTGCTGGCCAACGTGCGCTTCGACGCCCGCGAGACCAGCAAGGACGAGGCCGAGCGCGCCGAGCTGGCCGCCGAGCTCGCCGCCCTGCTGGGCGAGGGCGGGGCCTTCGTCTCCGACGGTTTCGGCGTGGTGCACCGCAAGCAGGCCTCGGTCTACGACGTGGCCAAGGTGCTGCCGCACTACGCGGGCGGCCTGGTGCTGGCCGAGGTCGAGGTGCTGCGCAAGCTCACCGACGACACCGCGCGCCCCTACGCCGTGGTGCTCGGCGGCTCCAAGGTCTCCGACAAGCTCGGTGTCATCGCCAACCTGCTGGGCAAGGCCGACCGCCTGCTCATCGGCGGCGGCATGACCTACACCTTCCTCGCCGCCCAGGGCCACGAGGTCGGCACCTCGCTGCTGCAGTCCGACCAGCTCGACACCGTCCGCGGTTTCCTGGCCACGGCCAGGGAACGCGGCGTGGAGCTGGTGCTGCCGGTCGACGTGGTCACCGCCGCGGCGTTCCCGGACCTGGGCACCAAGGCCCCGGCCGACCCGCGGGTCGTGCCCGCCGACGCCATCCCGGCCGACCGCATGGGCCTGGACATCGGCCCGGAGTCGCAGAAGCTGTTCGCGGCCAAGCTCGCCGACGCCAAGACCGTGTTCTGGAACGGCCCGATGGGCGTGTTCGAGCACCCGGAGTTCGCAGACGGCACCCGTTCGGTGGCCCAGGCCCTGGTCGACTCGGACGCCTTCAGCGTGGTCGGCGGCGGTGACTCCGCGGCCGCGGTGCGCCTGCTCGGCCTGCCCGAGGACGGGTTCTCGCACATCTCCACCGGTGGTGGAGCGTCCCTGGAGTTCCTGGAAGGCAAGGAACTCCCCGGCGTCACCGTCCTGGAGGACTGA
- the tpiA gene encoding triose-phosphate isomerase: MARKPFIAGNWKMNLNHLEAIALVQKFAFSLPDKYYEKVDVAVLPPFVDIRSIQTLKDGDKLLLTYGAQDLSPHDSGAYTGDTSGLMLAKLGCAWVVVGHSERREIHGETDELVNKKVKAALKHGISPIFCIGEQLEVREAGTHVEHVTEQLVAGLKGLKAEQVEKVVVAYEPVWAIGTGKVASAADAQEVCGAIRAKLAEKYGPEVANTVRVLYGGSVKSGNIAELVKQEDVDGALVGGASLDAEEFAKLCALAAGGPLP; the protein is encoded by the coding sequence ATGGCGCGCAAGCCGTTCATCGCGGGCAACTGGAAGATGAACCTGAACCACCTGGAAGCCATCGCGCTGGTCCAGAAGTTCGCGTTCTCGCTGCCCGACAAGTACTACGAGAAGGTCGACGTCGCGGTCCTGCCGCCCTTCGTCGACATCCGCAGCATCCAGACGCTCAAGGACGGCGACAAGCTGCTGCTCACCTACGGTGCGCAGGACCTGTCCCCGCACGACTCGGGCGCCTACACCGGTGACACCTCCGGCCTGATGCTGGCCAAGCTCGGCTGCGCCTGGGTGGTGGTCGGCCACTCCGAGCGCCGCGAGATCCACGGCGAGACCGACGAGCTGGTCAACAAGAAGGTCAAGGCCGCGCTCAAGCACGGCATCAGCCCGATCTTCTGCATCGGCGAGCAGCTCGAGGTCCGCGAGGCGGGCACCCACGTGGAGCACGTCACCGAGCAGCTCGTCGCCGGGCTCAAGGGCCTCAAGGCCGAGCAGGTCGAGAAGGTCGTCGTGGCCTACGAGCCGGTGTGGGCCATCGGCACCGGCAAGGTGGCCAGTGCCGCCGACGCGCAGGAGGTCTGCGGGGCCATCCGCGCCAAGCTCGCGGAGAAGTACGGCCCGGAGGTCGCGAACACCGTGCGCGTGCTCTACGGCGGCTCGGTCAAGTCCGGCAACATCGCCGAGCTGGTCAAGCAGGAGGACGTCGACGGCGCCCTCGTCGGCGGGGCCAGCCTGGACGCGGAGGAGTTCGCCAAGCTGTGCGCGCTCGCCGCCGGAGGCCCGCTGCCCTGA
- the secG gene encoding preprotein translocase subunit SecG, with protein MKLTLQIVLIISSVVLVLLVLLHRGRGGGLSSLFGGGMQSSLAGSSVVEKNLDRLTLFFGAIWLISIIGVGLLMKLTPAAPA; from the coding sequence ATGAAGCTGACTCTGCAGATTGTGTTGATCATTTCCAGCGTGGTGCTGGTGCTCCTGGTGCTGTTGCACCGCGGCCGTGGCGGCGGGCTGTCCTCGCTGTTCGGTGGCGGCATGCAGTCCAGCCTGGCCGGCTCCAGCGTGGTGGAGAAGAACCTCGACCGGCTGACGCTGTTCTTCGGCGCGATCTGGTTGATCTCCATCATCGGTGTCGGCCTCTTGATGAAGCTCACCCCGGCAGCACCAGCGTGA
- a CDS encoding RNA polymerase-binding protein RbpA, whose translation MAGGNAIRGTRVGAGPMGESERGESAPRQRVAYFCANGHEVRPSFSMEAEVPDHWDCPRCGLPAGRNEQAPPAAPRNEPYKTHLAYVKERRSDADGQAILEEALARLRAQRGEA comes from the coding sequence ATGGCTGGCGGTAACGCGATCCGCGGCACCCGAGTCGGCGCTGGCCCGATGGGCGAGTCCGAGCGCGGGGAGTCCGCTCCCAGGCAGCGAGTGGCGTACTTCTGTGCCAACGGGCACGAGGTGCGTCCGTCGTTCTCCATGGAGGCGGAGGTCCCCGACCACTGGGACTGCCCGCGCTGCGGGCTCCCGGCGGGCCGCAACGAGCAGGCACCTCCGGCCGCGCCGCGCAACGAGCCCTACAAGACTCACCTGGCCTACGTGAAGGAGCGCCGCTCCGACGCCGACGGCCAGGCCATCCTCGAGGAGGCGCTGGCCCGGCTGCGGGCCCAGCGCGGCGAGGCCTGA
- the cutA gene encoding divalent-cation tolerance protein CutA, whose translation MIVTTTTDSAEAAQRLAAGAVEARLAACVQISPVTSVYSWKGEIRTDAEYRLDCKTAPDRVDALVEHLRAHHTYDLPEVLVTSVVGGDKDYLGWLISETR comes from the coding sequence ATGATCGTCACCACCACCACGGACAGCGCGGAGGCGGCCCAGCGGCTCGCGGCGGGCGCGGTCGAGGCCCGGCTCGCGGCCTGCGTGCAGATCAGCCCGGTGACCAGCGTGTACTCCTGGAAAGGGGAGATCCGGACCGACGCGGAGTACCGCCTGGACTGCAAGACCGCCCCGGACCGGGTGGACGCGCTGGTCGAGCACTTGAGGGCCCACCACACCTACGACCTGCCCGAGGTGCTCGTGACCTCGGTGGTCGGCGGTGACAAGGACTACCTGGGCTGGCTCATCAGCGAGACGCGCTGA